In Silene latifolia isolate original U9 population chromosome X, ASM4854445v1, whole genome shotgun sequence, the following proteins share a genomic window:
- the LOC141619802 gene encoding kinesin-like protein KIN-12D isoform X2, whose product MMRSDSDEIENVPFNPNHHPPTTNTTTNTNTKQPPKIDKTPLKSRPIPPSFLLRTPERQAFSNAPKNRFGFSTLNESRDDHSSRNNHSASLNLTPRVSGRTTSTATYSDVTSNQTTPTKSVTKPPNPAYLYTTSRNPAHASARPASHSRPFSSSSTPHPSLVNTVDVSHFDLKEDPSFWMDHNVQVIIRVRPLNGNEKTMYGYNRCVKQDSAHCITWIPQPETRFTFDHVACETVDQEMLFRMAGLPMVENCLSGYNSCMFAYGQTGSGKTYTMLGEMEDVEFTPSPHRGMTPRIFEFLFARIRAEEESRRDEKLKYSCKCSFLEIYNEQITDLLDPSSTNLLLREDVKKGVYVENLSEFEVHTVGDILGLLIQGSSNRKVAATNMNRESSRSHCVFICIIESKWERDSVTNYRFARLNLVDLAGSERQKSSGAEGDRLKEAANINKSLSTLGHVIMLLVDIAHGKPRHIPYRDSRLTFLLQDSLGGNSKTMIIANVSPSICCAAETLNTLKFAQRAKLIQNNAVVNEDSSGDVAVLQHQIWLLKEELSALKCQNVSRTLAFDQSTSISSQVNSEEEMRSENDQVNASEDLVESESKGGVRVSSKQFKSLEMMLAGALRREQMAETSLKQLEAEIEQLNRLVRQREEDTRCTKMKLKFREDKIQRLESLLGEMKPVDAYLLEENATLCEEIQMLQSKVDRNPEVTRFAVENIRLLEELRRFQDFYEEGERDLLMNEVSELRAQLIRFHDDSMQQHIVSNIAQDAAIDRKEHESLTFKLTNTTNELAQCQTKLKSCLETNSKLSREIEELHAQLRNKDSELIACHNILDAMKDLQVPKIPSQAHGRVVDENRIKHGDLVSAEELVNLELELDILKIILKEEKQSRWEMEELASSLTRDVQSAEQQVACISKQLKDAEVDLAETKSVIQALESQQLLSTAEIEDLKNHNLELLRKQEVQISALKEQASCQESSSCLKNSDSECTDSPLQEQLKRMQASLDKAKRLNMWYQSDHAYQRSNEEEMDEIRRQAEAETAEVIVCLQEELSVLQERVHESDLREKEAENKLLILETEMKEMHEAFDRLSSDNQVLCQNLQQKEMQIKLLADDWALLSCEIEAALIEGHEALRSASDELDSASTSSQRALISERVGKMIRHISDQELLIQELNTYLEEANIKTSDLEHMLMSLKGATIVMSEAHQKEFSEKEKEILQLKSELQASFFTEKEEMYMSEKNRLESMHIVEVGVLSLQAAFTDFERQCQSKFLAMNHKLKTLEEHAKEAKHSWLQTKELLEYELLDSKAATAQKAMEASCLLVRFEEVQDTMKEADLMINGLMIANETMKLEIEDLRNMDVMLNGEIERLMMEVQTLQSANVLKDQRCNYLENQLALEASSTASLIEELQCLVSATQHASEEAVTSLTHDFYSVISQVKDALNMTRASLEEIWSENVLRDCTLSVIHLCHIGILSDAVSVINFENDLHHDICESKTLISSLREQNTKLRQEMEICRQVNERLLSDLKSSLNHISNKDGEISELHLKLDSFKENLVALQRQEELMLETCNFMGSKLTMLEDESNQSNLTVAASLVEQEKLLKNNAKLIESQAEVFSVELYAKDLEVSLMTSEIQQLAQFSNYKLTMLEDELTRSNLAVAASLVEQEKLHKNNAKLIEFQAEVFSVELYAKDLEVSLMTSEIQQLAQFSNYKLTMLEDELTRSNLAVAASLVEQEKLHENNAKLLESQAEVFSVELYAKDLEVSLLTSEIQQLAQFSNYKLTTLEDELTRSNLTVTASLMEQEKLHENNAKLIESQIEVFSVELYAKDLEISLMTLEIQQLAQFSNYKFTTLEDELTQSNLTVAASLVEQEKLHKSNVKLIESQAEVFSVELYAKDLEVSLLTSEIQELAQFSNYKLTTLEDELTQNNLTLAASLVEQEKLNENNAKLIESQAEVFSIELHAKDLEVSRMTSEIQQLAQRNSDMDKQHLLCCTALDSLVTEIVTLKIFADLREELLFEKESEVDCLHTTIKKAMDSESRVFTQLQALSTLSSKVAKCAYSVETTELQSCSTLNQLQQNLVLVLDQISEDSCQNLESVSKFLEELDCVDFMAKEILTQNLSLNEMLVRKDEIVKGLLFDLRLLQESASDSKIQQDQIDEMEVLEAKVEKQRDILSATTMELENANLSFKILLDENEELKSRVEEIMAAKTSFERETCEKRSAIDSLENELLEMGNTLGQMNNLVESLKSNLADVNSEKDHLQKELLILEGKLETAHALAGENEAIAVEAQQIAESRRIYAEEKEEEVQLLERSVQELDSTISVLENKVDVLKGETERQRLQREELEVELHSFKNQMQSVEFADSEIKRHLDEKTRNLQEALMLIKVLEKDLAHRDTEIAQCRAHISELSLHAESQACEYKQKFKELEAMLEQFRAEAVTNHERNASCNKLEKNPSKARGSASPFKAKGSSSPFKGRGSGSPFKCIGLGFVNQLKSEKDEDINAEKLRIGELEALADSRQKEIFMLNARLAATESMTHDVIRDLLGVKLDMNNCANLLDKQQVKRLMEMGHVDIAESQDHKVINLKKQINEFIVERKGWLEEIDRRETELVAAQIALEELREQVLFLSTENSVLKRDLTNHKRQVAELEEEVKKLSGQQNLQQRIHHHAKIKEENNILKMQNKELSAKVRQAEAYRKTVKKGIDNLRASNGMEDSRQTSRRMSNASFFSAIDR is encoded by the exons ATGATGCGCTCTGATTCCGACGAAATTGAGAATGTACCCTTCAACCCTAACCACCACCCTCCTACTACTAATACtactactaatactaatactaaacAACCCCCTAAGATTGATAAAACCCCTCTTAAATCTAGACCTATACCTCCTTCTTTCCTTCTTCGTACCCCTGAAAGGCAGGCCTTCAGTAATGCACCCAAGAATAGATTCGGTTTTTCTACTCTCAATGAATCCCGTGACGACCATTCCTCCCGTAATAATCACTCAGCTTCTCTCAACTTGACACCTAGGGTTAGTGGGAGGACTACTTCCACTGCCACTTACAGTGACGTTACTTCCAACCAGACTACTCCTACTAAGAGCGTCACCAAGCCCCCTAACCCTGCTTACTTGTACACCACCTCTCGCAACCCCGCTCATGCCTCCGCTCGCCCTGCTTCCCATTCCAGACCCTTTTCCTCCTCTTCTACTCCCCATCCCTCTCTTGTTAATACTGTCGACGTCTCCCACTTTGATCTCAAGGAGGATCCTTCTTTTTGGATGGATCATAATGTACAG GTTATAATAAGGGTGAGGCCTCTCAACGGAAATGAGAAGACTATGTACGGATACAACAGGTGTGTCAAGCAAGATAGTGCACACTGCATTACTTGGATTCCCCAACCTGAAACCAGATTTACATTCGATCATGTTGCATGTGAAACCGTCGACCAG GAGATGCTTTTTAGGATGGCTGGTTTACCCATGGTAGAGAACTGTTTATCTGGATACAATAGCTGCATGTTTGCTTATGGCCAG ACTGGAAGTGGTAAGACGTACACAATGCTTGGCGAAATGGAGGATGTTGAATTTACTCCCAGTCCCCATCGTGGAATGACTCCAAGGATTTTTGAATTCTTGTTTGCTCGTATCAGAGCG GAAGAGGAAAGTCGAAGGGATGAGAAACTCAAGTACAGCTGCAAGTGCTCTTTCTTAGAGATTTATAATGAGCAAATCACTGATCTCCTTGACCCATCATCCACAAACTTGCTT CTGCGTGAAGATGTTAAGAAGGGTGTTTATGTTGAGAACCTTTCCGAATTTGAGGTGCATACAGTCGGAGATATCCTAGGACTTTTGATCCAG GGATCCTCTAATAGGAAAGTCGCGGCTACAAACATGAATCGAGAGAGCAGCAGGTCACATTGTGTATTCATATGCATCATTGAGAGCAAGTGGGAGAGGGATTCGGTTACCAACTACAGATTTGCCAGATTAAATCTCGTTGACCTTGCTGGTTCAGAAAG GCAGAAATCATCTGGTGCTGAGGGTGATCGATTGAAAGAAGCTGCAAATATAAATAAATCCTTGTCGACATTGGG TCATGTAATAATGCTTTTAGTAGATATTGCTCACGGAAAGCCCAGGCATATTCCTTACAGAGATTCAAGGCTAACTTTTCTTCTTCAG GACTCGCTTGGAGGTAATTCAAAAACAATGATAATTGCAAATGTCAGCCCTTCTATCTG TTGTGCTGCTGAAACACTAAATACACTGAAATTCGCCCAGAGAGCAAAACTTATTCAAAATAAT GCTGTAGTGAACGAAGATTCTTCTGGGGATGTTGCTGTGCTACAGCACCAAATATGGCTTCTAAAA GAAGAACTTTCTGCTTTGAAATGCCAAAATGTCTCGAGAACTTTGGCATTTGATCAATCAACTAGCATCAGTAGTCAGGTGAACAGTGAAGAAGAAATGAGATCAGAAAATGATCAGGTGAATGCTTCTGAAGACTTGGTTGAATCTGAATCAAAGGGCGGTGTACGAGTTTCTTCCAAACAG TTTAAATCCTTGGAAATGATGCTTGCCGGAGCCTTGAGAAGGGAGCAGATGGCAGAAACTTCCTTGAAACAGCTTGAAGCTGAAATTGAGCAGTTAAACCGCTTG GTACGTCAAAGAGAAGAGGATACCAGATGTACAAAAATGAAGCTGAAGTTCCGTGAAGACAAAATTCAGAGACTGGAGTCCCTTCTTGGAGAAATGAAGCCAGTTGATGCTTATTTACTTGAAGAGAATGCCACTCTATGTGAAGAGATTCAAATGCTGCAATCTAAAGTTGATAGGAATCCAGAAGTCACCCGGTTTGCTGTGGAGAATATTAGACTACTGGAAGAACTTAGAAG GTTTCAAGATTTTTATGAGGAAGGGGAGAGAGACCTTCTAATGAATGAAGTATCTGAGCTTCGTGCCCAG TTAATCCGCTTTCATGATGATAGTATGCAGCAGCATATTGTTTCTAATATAGCTCAG GATGCAGCAATAGACAGGAAAGAACACGAATCTCTCACTTTTAAG TTGACCAATACGACAAATGAACTAGCACAGTGTCAAACTAAGCTAAAGTCTTGCCTGGAAACAAATTCAAAGTTAAGCAG agaaattgaggaattacATGCTCAGTTAAGAAACAAAGACTCAGAGCTTATTGCTTGCCACAACATTCTTGATGCAATGAAG GATCTACAAGTGCCAAAAATTCCTTCTCAAGCACATGGCAGAGTTGTGGATGAGAATAGAATTAAGCATGGAGATTTGGTGAGTGCGGAAGAACTAGTGAACTTGGAGTTGGAGCTGGATATATTAAAGATTATTCTGAAAGAAGAGAAGCAATCACGTTGGGAAATGGAAGAGCTGGCATCTTCCTTGACTAGAGATGTTCAGTCGGCAGAGCAGCAAGTAGCTTGCATAAGCAAGCAACTTAAAGATGCTGAAGTGGATTTAGCTGAAACAAAGTCTGTGATTCAAGCACTCGAGTCTCAACAGCTTCTATCCACCGCTGAAATAGAGGATCTTAAAAACCATAATTTGGAGCTTTTACGTAAGCAGGAGGTTCAGATCTCTGCACTAAAGGAGCAAGCTTCTTGTCAAGAATCTAGCTCGTGCCTAAAGAACTCTGACTCTGAATGTACAGACTCACCGTTGCAAGAGCAATTGAAGAGAATGCAAGCTTCACTTGATAAGGCCAAACGTCTTAATATGTGGTACCAGAGTGATCATGCTTATCAACGATCCAACGAGGAAGAAATGGATGAAATACGCAGACAAGCTGAGGCAGAAACAGCTGAAGTCATTGTCTGCTTGCAAGAAGAGCTTTCCGTTCTTCAAGAGCGTGTGCATGAGAGtgatttgagagagaaagaggCAGAAAATAAGCTGCTCATTCTTGAGACAGAAATGAAGGAGATGCATGAAGCTTTTGACAGGCTGTCTTCTGACAACCAAGTTTTATGTCAAAATCTTCAGCAGAAAGAGATGCAGATAAAATTGCTTGCAGATGATTGGGCACTTTTGAGCTGTGAGATTGAAGCAGCTCTGATTGAGGGGCATGAAGCCTTAAGAAGTGCATCTGATGAACTTGATTCTGCTTCTACTTCCAGCCAAAGGGCATTAATTTCTGAACGAGTGGGTAAAATGATCAGACATATATCTGACCAAGAATTACTGATACAAGAACTCAACACCTATCTAGAGGAggcaaacattaaaacaagtgACTTGGAACACATGTTAATGTCCCTTAAAGGTGCAACAATTGTAATGTCAGAGGCTCATCAAAAAGAGTTTTCGGAGAAGGAGAAAGAAATATTGCAGCTGAAGTCAGAACTACAGGCTAGCTTCTTCACTGAGAAGGAAGAGATGTATATGTCTGAAAAGAATCGTCTCGAAAGCATGCACATTGTGGAAGTTGGAGTGCTCAGCCTACAAGCGGCTTTCACTGATTTTGAAAGACAGTGTCAAAGTAAATTCCTGGCTATGAATCATAAACTGAAGACGCTTGAAGAACATGCCAAAGAAGCCAAACACTCCTGGCTTCAAACAAAAGAG TTGCTTGAGTATGAACTTTTGGATTCCAAGGCAGCTACAGCTCAAAAAGCAATGGAGGCTTCATGCCTTCTTGTTCGATTTGAGGAGGTTCAGGACACTATGAAAGAGGCTGATTTGATGATCAATGGACTAATGATAGCAAATGAAACAATGAAACTTGAAATTGAAGACCTTAGGAATATGGATGTCATGCTAAATGGTGAGATAGAGCGTTTAATGATGGAAGTACAGACACTACAATCTGCCAATGTTTTGAAAGATCAAAGATGCAATTATCTTGAAAATCAGCTTGCGTTGGAAGCTTCCTCAACTGCTAGTCTTATTGAGGAGCTTCAGTGTCTTGTTTCAGCTACACAACATGCTTCTGAAGAGGCTGTTACGTCTTTAACCCATGATTTCTACAGTGTTATATCTCAGGTTAAAGATGCTCTGAATATGACGCGTGCATCACTCGAGGAAATCTGGTCAGAGAATGTTTTGAGGGACTGTACTCTTTCTGTGATACATCTCTGTCATATTGGCATTTTGTCAGATGCAGTATCAGTGATAAATTTTGAGAACGACCTTCACCATGATATATGTGAATCAAAGACGCTGATTAGTTCTTTGAGGGAGCAGAATACGAAATTAAGACAAGAAATGGAGATATGTCGACAAGTCAATGAGAGGCTACTGTCTGATCTCAAAAGCAGTCTCAATCATATTTCAAACAAAGATGGTGAAATTAGCGAACTCCACCTAAAGCTAGACAGCTTTAAAGAAAATCTAGTAGCTCTTCAGCGTCAGGAAGAGTTGATGCTGGAAACGTGCAACTTTATGGGTTCTAAGCTCACTATGTTAGAAGATGAGTCGAATCAGAGTAACTTGACTGTGGCCGCATCTCTTGTGGAGCAAGAGAAATTGCTCAAGAACAATGCCAAATTAATTGAATCTCAGGCCGAGGTGTTTTCAGTAGAATTATATGCAAAAGACCTCGAAGTTTCACTTATGACATCAGAGATTCAGCAATTGGCTCAATTCAGCAATTATAAGCTCACTATGCTAGAAGACGAGTTGACTCGGAGTAACTTAGCTGTTGCTGCGTCTCTTGTGGAGCAAGAGAAGTTGCACAAGAATAATGCCAAATTAATTGAATTTCAAGCCGAGGTGTTTTCAGTAGAATTATATGCAAAAGACCTCGAAGTTTCACTTATGACATCAGAGATTCAGCAATTGGCTCAATTCAGCAATTATAAGCTCACTATGCTAGAAGACGAGTTGACTCGGAGTAACTTAGCTGTTGCTGCATCTCTTGTGGAGCAAGAGAAGCTGCACGAGAACAATGCCAAATTACTTGAATCTCAGGCCGAGGTGTTTTCAGTAGAATTATATGCCAAAGACCTTGAAGTTTCACTGTTGACGTCAGAGATTCAGCAATTGGCTCAATTCAGCAATTATAAGCTCACTACTTTAGAAGATGAGTTGACTCGGAGTAACTTAACTGTGACTGCATCTCTTATGGAGCAAGAGAAATTGCACGAGAACAATGCCAAATTAATTGAATCTCAGATCGAGGTGTTTTCAGTAGAATTATATGCCAAAGACCTCGAAATTTCACTTATGACATTAGAGATTCAGCAATTGGCTCAATTCAGCAACTATAAGTTCACTACGTTAGAAGATGAGTTGACTCAGAGTAACTTAACTGTGGCTGCATCTCTTGTGGAGCAAGAAAAGTTGCACAAGAGCAATGTCAAATTAATTGAATCTCAGGCCGAGGTTTTTTCAGTAGAATTATATGCCAAAGACCTCGAAGTTTCACTTTTGACATCAGAGATTCAGGAATTGGCTCAATTCAGCAATTATAAGCTCACTACGTTAGAAGATGagctgactcagaataacttaaCTCTGGCTGCATCTCTTGTAGAGCAAGAGAAGTTGAACGAGAACAATGCCAAATTAATTGAATCTCAGGCCGAGGTGTTTTCAATAGAATTACATGCTAAAGACCTCGAAGTTTCACGTATGACATCAGAGATTCAGCAATTGGCTCAACGCAATTCTGACATGGATAAACAGCATCTACTCTGTTGCACTGCTTTGGATTCATTGGTCACTGAGATTGTCACACTGAAGATTTTTGCAGATTTGAGAGAAGAACTCTTGTTTGAAAAAGAATCAGAGGTTGATTGTTTGCACACAACAATTAAGAAAGCCATGGATAGTGAGTCTAGAGTCTTTACCCAACTCCAAGCACTCAGCACTTTAAGTTCCAAAGTTGCGAAATGTGCCTATTCAGTGGAAACGACTGAACTCCAGAGTTGCAGCACGCTCAATCAGCTACAACAAAATCTCGTCTTAGTTTTGGATCAGATATCTGAAGACAGCTGTCAGAACTTGGAGTCAGTGTCAAAGTTTCTGGAAGAGTTGGACTGTGTAGACTTTATGGCTAAAGAAATTTTAACTCAGAACCTTTCCCTGAATGAAATGCTGGTCAGGAAGGATGAGATTGTAAAGGGATTGCTCTTTGATCTACGTCTATTGCAGGAGTCTGCTTCCGACAGTAAGATTCAACAGGATCAGATAGATGAAATGGAAG TACTTGAAGCGAAGGTGGAGAAACAACGCGACATCTTATCTGCAACAACAATGGAATTGGAAAACGCCAACCTATCCTTTAAAATCCTACTTGATGAAAATGAAGAGCTGAAGTCTCGTGTGGAGGAAATCATGGCAGCTAAAACTTCTTTTGAGAGAGAAACGTGTGAGAAGAGGAGTGCTATTGACAGCTTGGAAAATGAACTACTTGAAATGGGCAACACTTTGGGGCAAATGAATAATTTGGTGGAATCTCTTAAGAGCAACTTGGCTGATGTTAACAGTGAAAAGGACCATCTCCAGAAGGAGTTATTGATTTTGGAAGGAAAACTGGAAACCGCTCATGCTCTTGCTGGGGAAAATGAAGCTATTGCTGTAGAAGCTCAACAG ATAGCTGAATCAAGAAGGATTTATGcggaagagaaggaagaagagGTGCAGCTATTAGAGCGATCTGTGCAAGAATTAGATTCTACCATTAGTGTTTTGGAGAACAAG GTGGATGTTCTGAAAGGAGAAACTGAGAGGCAAAGGTTGCAGCGAGAGGAGCTAGAAGTGGAGCTCCATTCTTTCAAAAATCAGATGCAATCTGTTGAATTTGCTGATTCGGAGATCAAAAG GCATTTAGATGAGAAAACAAGAAACCTCCAAGAAGCTCTAATGCTTATTAAAGTTCTTGAGAAGGATTTGGCACATAGAGATACAGAG ATTGCTCAATGCAGAGCACATATCTCTGAGTTGTCTCTTCATGCGGAGTCTCAGGCTTGTGAGTACAAACAGAAG TTCAAGGAATTGGAAGCAATGTTGGAACAGTTTCGAGCAGAAGCAGTCACGAACCATGAACGGAATGCTTCATGCAACAAGTTAGAGAAAAATCCATCGAAAGCAAGGGGTTCTGCTTCCCCTTTCAAAGCAAAGGGTTCAAGTTCGCCCTTCAAAGGTAGAGGTTCTGGTTCTCCTTTCAAGTGCATTGGGTTGGGATTTGTGAACCAACTCAAATCCGAGAAGGATGAGGATATAAATGCTGAAAAACTTAGGATTGGAGAGCTCGAAGCCCTAGCCGATAGTAGACAAAAAGAA ATATTCATGTTAAACGCGCGGTTGGCTGCTACAGAAAGCATGACCCACGATGTAATTCGGGATTTGCTGGGTGTAAAATTGGACATGAACAACTGCGCT AACCTGTTAGATAAGCAGCAAGTAAAAAGGTTAATGGAGATGGGTCATGTAGACATTGCGGAATCCCAG GACCATAAAGTGATCAACCTAAAGAAACAAATCAATGAGTTTATTGTAGAGAGAAAAGG ATGGCTAGAGGAAATTGATAGAAGAGAGACCGAGCTTGTGGCTGCGCAGATTGCATTAGAGGAGCTCCGTGAGCAAGTGTTGTTCCTCTCcacggaaaacagtgtattgaaG AGAGATCTAACAAACCACAAAAGGCAAGTGGCCGAGTTGGAAGAGGAAGTGAAGAAGTTGTCAGGTCAACAAAACCTCCAACAGCGGATACACCATCATGCTAAAATTAAG GAGGAGAACAATATTCTgaaaatgcaaaacaaagaactgaGCGCAAAAGTGCGACAGGCAGAGGCATATCGCAAAACGGTC